The Pan paniscus chromosome 23, NHGRI_mPanPan1-v2.0_pri, whole genome shotgun sequence genome includes the window GCCAATCCATCCAAATAAACAGACTCAAACACACAGTTAGGGTCCCGGTGACTAGCAGGCCTGCCAGACACCGCTGGGTGGACAGTCAGCTGGCGCAGCTGGGGACTCTATCCACAAGTAACTCAGCGAGGGATGGAGTACAGCACAGCGCCTGCTCACAGCCACAGCACCTGAGTCTGAGGGAGCAGCTTCGACGGCATCAGGGGACCTGCATTCCACACCCCATCCTGGTAGAGCCTAGGTGCAGCTTGAGCAAAGACAGGGAGTCAGCAAGTGGGTCCAAGCACCAGGGTCTGTGCTGGGCTTCACCGAGATCACCAGGCTCCAGGCCAGGTCACAGGGGTCAGTCCAGAGCCTGGGGGCTTCCTTCAGCTTACAGCAGCAGCTGCACCCCAGcatcctgggctccagggacTGAGGGCAGCAGGCACTCAACGTGCAAGTCAAGAAAGCACGTAAGTCCCATGCCCGAGGGGGCTGGGGTACAGGGGCCATCTCCAGTGGGAACAGGGACTGCACCAGCCAAGTCCCAGAAGGCAGACCCCAGCCCAGAGGGGACACAGCCCTCTGCCACACGTTCCAACTAGGCTTCCAGCTGCCGAGCCGGGGAAGTCCCTTAACCTCTGTGCCTGTGTTCATGTTCTCCCAGTACCAGACTTGGGGTGCAGATTACAAGAGAACCTGAACAAGCCTTAACTGGAAGCCACCCTTCCCTGGATTAATTTAAAACCAAACGAACTTTTTAACCCACGGTCTGCCTGCACACCAGCATCAAAGGCGCCAGGGAACATCCAGGCCTCCCTGTCTCCTTCCCGTCTCCACAGCACTGGCATCACCCAAGCTGTGCAAACAGCAGAGACCGAGCTGCCTCACCCTGGTGACAAACATTTGCACAATGCCCACTGCTCCAGGCTGGATTTCTACAGCTCAGCGGCAGAACCAGGCCCAGCTTTTACCTCCCTCCAGGGACTGAGGGTGGGGGACAGAGTGGGAGGCCAGAGGGCAAACCCAGCGAAGCTACAGAAAGGAGGGCAGTGGCCTTGGGGAGCACGAGGCACCTCAAGGGCCCCCATCTGCCTCCCCAGTCCCAGCCTCTCTCCTGAAGAAAGAGGCAAGATGTCAgtggaaaataacttttattgagACCCCACCAACTGCAAAATCTGTTCCTGGCATTAAGCTCCTTCTTCTTTTGCAATTCGGTCTTTCTTGAGTGGTCCCTGTGGGGAGAGAGGCAGTGGTCAGAGGTAGAAAATGACAGGTGACAGCAGATGCCCACTCTAGAGGGGACCAAGACTCTGGGCCAGTCTCCACAGCCACAAGAGAGGCCTAAGGCATCAAGACCACCCCTACCCCggctggagccaaaggcaggCGGCTGcccaagccaccgcacccagcgagGGGGGCAGGCAGAGGTGCTCACCATGAATGCTTTCTTCTCCTCCATGGTCTGGAAGCGGCCATGGCCAAACTTGGAGGTGGTGTCAATGAACTTAAGGTCAATCTTCTCCAGAGCCCGCCGCTTCGTCTGCACCAGCAAGGACTGTGGGCCAAGAGGGGAAGGGATTTAGGATTACGAGGAGCCAGGCTTTCCTCAGCACTGTTCACAGCGCCCCCCTGCATCTGGGAAGCCACACGATCAATTCAGCCTCCCCCACCATCCGGCAGATGAGGACACACTCAAAGCAGCAAACAGCCCAGCAAGGCCAGACTGGGAATTTCCTCATCTCAGGACTTCAAAGCCAGTGTGAAGGGACTGCCAacaccctctccttcctctcctctcccaccaCAGGGCCACCAGCGTCTGTGGCCTTGGATCCTCCCTCTACAAGAGCCCCCCCATGACGAGTCAGGACCTGCCTCACCTTGCGGAGGGTGAGCACCCGCTTCTTGGTTCCCACCACACAGCCTTTCAGCATGACAAAGTCATTGGTCACTTCACCATAGTGGACAAAGCCACCCTTGAAAAGAAGAGCATCTGATCAGCACAGGCCCAGCACCAGGCCCAGGAGGGGATTGTCGTGCAGATGACCCCTCCAGGTTCAGGCCCTCCCTGACCACAGGGCTGTTCTCAGAAGGAAGGCAACAAGGAACGGTTCCGCAGTCTGTCTCGGGCGCTGTGCCCAGCGCACATTCCAGGCCTCATCACTGAACAGCTGAGCCTGAGACCCCACTTCTCACCAGCCAACCCCAACGAGTGGACTCAGATGACAACATGCCACTTACAAGGGACACAGCTAGGTGTTGTGCTGGCTTCAGTTAACGATCCTGCTAGCAGCCCCTAGGAAGCAGCCTATCCCCAAAAGCACGAGGCCTGGGATGGCCTCACAGAGCAGAACACCCATTACTTACCAGAGGGTTGATGCTCTTGTCAGATAGGTCATAGTCAGTGGAGGCATTGTTCTTGATCAGCTTGCCGTCCTTGATAAGGTAGCCCTGGCCAATCTTATAGATCTGAATGAACAAGAAGGGTGTAAGGCTGGGGCATTAGGTACAAATAACCCAGACATGCCAGTGTGCTGACCTGCAAAGCATGCTAGGAAGGCAGCTGAGGCCTCAGTCCCAGTCACAGCATATCCCAAGGTCAGAGCAAAAAGCTGACTGGCCCTCCAGGTTCCTTTCTGTAAGGCAGCTGGGCTAAAACTAAAGATCCTGCTGTACAACACAGGAGGCCTGACACCCCCCTGGTGGTGGGATCAGGGACCAATAAGGCTAGTATCCCCAGCCACACCAGTCAGCCCCACCACAGCCACTCTACAGGATGGCACCTTACAATCATCAAGATGGGCCAGAACTGACCCATGAGAAGCAAGCCACTGATGTCCATGTGATGCATAAGCTACAGTCAGTGAAGCAGCGCTGACAGGCACAGAAACCCCACTCCCCATCACGGGGGCCTCTTCCCACCCCCAGGGAGCCACTCTCAGAACCTCACCTTCTTGTTGATCTCAGTGCGGTGATGGTAGCCTTTCTGCCCAGCGCGTGCCACAGAGAAGGCTACACGAGCAGGATGCCATGCCCCAATACAGGCCACCTTGCGCAGGCCTCGGTGGGTCTTGCGGGGCAGCTTCTTGGTGTGCCAACGACTGGTGACCCCTGGAATGGATACACATTACTGCACCTCAGCGCCCAGCACCTCCCACTGACCCCTTCCTGCTACTCAACAATTACCAACTATGGCTGGGTCATCTGAGGGAGTAATAAGATTATTTCATGTGCATTACCCACAGGTCTCCCCTGTCAAGCTGGATAGGCTCTGGGGGTGTCACCCTGAACTCAATTCTGAATGGGTGCTTTTTAAGGCATCCATTAGTTTAAGCTCCCCCATTCGCAGGGACTGACTAACATAATTCCAAGCTCCTCTTTGCAGTTATCAGTAGGCTACAAAGAGCAAAGGGTCCAGGAACATGTTAAGTTGTCCCCTGGCCCTCCGCTATCCCAGCCACTTCTGACCACAAGGCTGTTCTCAGAAGGAAGGCAGTAGAGAATGGTTCTACACTGTCCGATTCGGGCGCTGTACCCAGCGCTCACTCTGAGCCTCATCAACGAACAGCTGGGCCTGAAACCACTTCTCCCCCAGGTTTGCACAGCAACTCAAGCCACCGCAAAGCTCACCTTTGTAGCCTTTGCCCTTGGTCACCCCGATGACGTCGATCATCTCATCCTGCCCAAACACTTGGTTCACAGGTACCTGCTGCTCGAGCCTCTCGCGGGCCCAGTCCAGCTTCTCGGCCACGGTGCCTCCGTTCACCTGGATCTCCATCAGGTGGGCCTTCTTCTGGCGCAGAGGAAGCAGGCGCATCTAGGAGAAGGTAGACACAGCTCAGCTCCAGCTGCCAGCGCTCCTCCCACAGCAGAGGAACTGCAGCTCCATGCAGCCTGATTGATGTCAAGCACACGGCAAAAAGCCAGTAACTCTGAACAAGTCACTGAACCTCACCAAGAGGAAGGAACTTCCATTTTTGCCAACAGCAACAACTTAACTTTGGATACTGGTGCCTGAGTTACTGTCAGGATGAGCGGACAAGACCCACACCACAGGCAAACAACCGGATCCCAGCCCCTACCAGCCCGATGTTCCTGTGGCTGTCCTTTGGGTCAGTTCCTTTTGGGGTACTGCAGTGGTTTTACCTCAGCCCCCTACACTTGCCCTAGTGACAAGCCTGCTTTTGAGAGAGCACAAGCTCTAAGTAGGAAAATGCATcaccggatgcggtggctcacacctgtaatcccagcactttgggaggccgaggcaggttggatcacctgaggtcaggagttcaaaaccagcctgaccaacatggagaaaccccatctctactaaaaaatacaaaattagtagggcttggtggcgcatgcctgtaatcccagctactcaggaggttgaggcaggagaatagcttgaacctagaaaacggaggttgcagtgagctgagatagggctattgcactctagcctgggcaacaagaacaaaattctgtctctaaaaaaaaaaaaaaatgcatttaagcaTAAAGCTTTCACTCAAGGACAGCCTGGCAATGTCCTGACAAAATTTCAATGGTGGACATGCACTCTCATCCGTGGTGGCCCTCAGCACATGGGGCTGTACTCAGCACTTGAGATCAGCCAGGATAACCAATAACAGGACAGCAAGAGGCACCCACTCTAACCAAGTCAATAAAGAGCCTGCTCAGCTCACCAACTAGGTTTCCAGGAGAGCAGCCAGTACACCTCACAACCGACTTTCAGGCAGGCATTTCAGTGTTACTGGTGAGTCACCAGTTGAATTTTAAAGGGGAATGGTTCCCTTGCTAAGGGCCAGTAAGGACACAGTGCCCTCTGCTGGCAAGGGAGAAGCCTACCCATAAGCGTGCGGGCACGGGACCCCCATGATCACATAGGTCACTTCTACTAAGTGGCAGGCCAAGCCACCCTGGGGCACTGGGCTCACCTGGGTGTGGGCAATGACACGGATGACTTGGCAGTACTTCTTCATGCTGCTGAAGTCCTTCTCCAGCTGCTTCTTGCCATCCTCATCCTGCCATTTCTTGCAGTACTTGGTAAAGGCCTTCTTCTTAGATTTATGCCTTCAGGAGCAGAGCAGAGTTGGGGAGGGGACCAGGTGCAGGCCTTCATCACCCCTCCGAGGGGTGAGCGGAAGGCACACTGGCACCGCGTGGGGATGGAGCTCATTGCCGGCTTCTAAGGAGCCTTTTCCACCGGCAAGCGGAGCCTGGATGGAGCTCATCGGGCAGAGCCGAGCGGAGCTGAGCAGAGGTCCACAAGGTTAAGTTAAGTTACACGCATTCAAACAAAATTCTTGCTCTGGGACAAACCTTTCTGCCTTGGGGAAGCACCCACTCAGTGATGGAGGAAATGGGACATTCCACCCAGGGCCAGAGGCCCTTGCCACCCCTATAGGGGTTTAATTATTCTGCTACCTCTCCTGGTTTCTAGTTGGACTCCTCAACCAACTGGGTCCTCAGCCACCACCCACTAGCCTGGACTCAGAATGAGGGTGTTAGCTTCCGGCTGAAACCAGATGGCTGGCCAAGTCTGATCCCAGGTATTTTTCTGTTTGAGAGGCAAACTAAACCCAAGACAGCAGCTCCCTGCCTGCTACAGAGCTGAGAAACCATGCACACGCTGCTCCCTGCTCTCCAGCTCCCAAGCTCCCCAGCTAGGGACTGCATGGCCTCCTCCCTTACCAATTCTTATAGAAACGCCTCTTGCATTCATCACTGATGTGCTCAGCAAAGACAGTCTTGAAGGTCCGGAGGCCTCGAGGGGTTTCCACGTAGCCCACAATGCCCACAACCACCATGGGTGGTGTCTCTACAATGGTCACAGCCTCCACCACCTCCTTCTTGTTCACCTCTGCAAAAAAAAGCAGTAGTCAGACTTGGCAGGAGCCCAAGCAAGGGGTGTAATGTTTTCTAGGAAAATGCAAAGTGCCCATTTAGGCCGGAAGGGCAACTGGGCCCCACACCTGCAGTACGGACTCACAGGGCTGTCCTTACTGCCTATCTCTCATTCAAAGCACATTTATGTTATTCAAACAAAAAATATCAGGACCCTAGACAGCCAAATACCTGTCCAGCTTCAATTCTCTTCTACAGAAACCTCTGGAGGCAGACAAGATTGCTATTTATCTGGAAAATTCAGTGTCCTAACAATAGCTCTGAGCTCAGAGATTAGTCAGTATCAACTGCCTAACATTAATGTCTCCATGGCTCCGCAACCAGTGCTGTTAGACATCTCTAAGTAGAACACACACAGGTGAGTGGCCATTATTCAAGCTTTCAGGTGAAAAAAACATGAATGAGGCAGTTCTTATGCCAGCCTCAGCAGCTCCAACCCCCCACACTAGTGTTACTTCTCTTTGCTATGGTTCCTGGCAAATTTACTATGCTCTGAAATCAATACCACACACCGCACCTAAAGCAAACAGTGCTGGCCATCTGTAGCCTTGGAATATTAGTTTTGAAGTTAAGCATTCCCATTCTGCTGTCGCAGCAGTTCTGACAACGTGTAActcctgcttaaaaaaaaaagtctgccctCTGCTAACAGCttgactccatctctacaatttCCCTCCCCCTCCACTCCTATTCCCCCAACTTTTAGGATGCCTGTACATACTGGATCCTGGCCTGTCGACTTCCCGCACGATGTGAGTCAtgccagccttgtatcccaggaagGCTGTGAGGTGGACCGGCTTGGACGGGTCATCCTTAGGGAAGCTCTTCACCTTCCCACGATGCCTGCTGCTGCGCTTCCGAGGCAGGAAGCCGAGGGACCCATGTCTGGGAGCGGAGAACTTTCTGTGAGACTAGGTGGGAAAAAAATCACCGTCAGCACCCAAACCAAAGCAGTGCCCCCTTCTCTAGTTCCCAGCTGCGTAAGTTCCAAATCTCAGCAATACTGAAGAATCCTGACCAGACACCCAGCAAGCCGAATAAAAAGGTCATTATCTCTTCCAGGCTCGCACGTGTCAAGAATGCTTTTGTATTCGACAAAATTTAAGCTGAATCTTATTTCAAATCTTCTCAACCTGTAAGAAAACGagccatttttttctctaaccACACAAAAATACACTAACTAGTGGCACTAAAAACTGCTCAACAGGCAGCTTTATGTGCCAATTAGCAAGGTTTTGACCGCTAAAGAAAGGGACTCCCGGGACAAACGCTGGGTAGCAGCTAGCAATACTACGCTATAGGCTGCCTCCGGCGCCCGGACACTAATTACACTGATACACGCAGGCCAAAGAACTCGGCAGAGCCAAATCAGAACGTGACAATCAGCACACAGTTTCTGTCCGCCCGTCAATAAGTTCATCATCTGTGGTTTCTGCGAGCTCCAGAGGCCTTCGGAGTGCACCAGCGgtcccagatattcaggaggaCTCCACAGCACTCCCCTCCCCCAAGCTTCTTTACCTCCCAATGAGAACGGCGCCGAGAACCTCCACCCAAGGTCCTTCTACCCAGACAAGCAGCTTACGGCCCTAATCCCAACTAATGATACAATTGGTGAGGTCGAAACTTAGAAATGACTCATGGCTTTAAAAATGCCGGGCCTCCAAGCCTGCTCCCACCCTTACGGCCTCTCTCTGGCCGACCTGCAGGCCCAAAGCCAGTCCTCCAAGCGCTCTTCTCCACAAGCCTCTCGACTTTCCAGAAAATAGGCCAGACTGAAGTCCCCGCTGGGTCGCCTGTGCCCCTAGAGCAAACCCCCGGCGCCGGCCAAGACGGGATGGCGGCGATGCGTCGCGGATTCAGCCGTGCCGACGCCGGTGACAATGAAAAGGCCGCCATTACAACACATACCATCACGCCATCAAATCCCGCCGGTAGAGGCCGGTCGGCCTTACGGGTCCGCTATATAAAGCCAAATCTGGCCCCGCCCCTTCCGGCGTGCGAGCGCGCCCCCGCGGCAGACGTCAGGTCGGGGGCACGTACCGAGCGCCATTTCCACGCATGCTCTTCCGCTCCTAGCTTTCGTTCAGAAGTTGACGTCAGCTTCGGAGACAGAAATTACACACTCTACGGCGAGGGGTCGGGTTCAAACTTAGTGAAAAGCCGCGGAGAGGTGGGCTAAGGGTTGGTGAGCCACAAATCTACGGCGTCCGGCAGCAGCCAAATTTGATAATAACGAAGAAAAATGGCTGCGTCGCTTCTCCTCCTGTGATATGCAGCTATCTCTGGAATTAGCGAAGAAAGACTGAAACTCTCGTTTCCTGGCTCCCACGCTGGTTTTGCCGCGACACCAATTTACCTTTAATACCTTTAATCTCGGGCATCCCTCCCTCAAGCCCTATCTCTGCCATTTCTCCCATGCTAATGCAGTGGCTCGCGCTTGATTCTGAGGGTCAGGAGCGTCCCAAGCCTGCGGAACGGCCTCACGACCTCTGGTCATGCGGAGTCCAGCTGCTCAGCCTCCCGGAGCCCCACGCCTTCCAGACCTCTGCATCAGCGAGGGCTTTCGCTGATCTCTGCCTGGGCTCCAGGGTGACTCGGATCCTGACTGATTCCCTGCTTCCAGGCTCGTCCCTTACAaatctcttttttgagacggagtctcgctctgtcgcagtggcgcgatctcagctcactgcaagctccgcctcccggttcccagttcaagcagttctcctgcctcagcctcccgagtagctgggattacaggaatgcgccaccatgcctggctaatttttttttttgtatttttagtagagacggtgtttcaccatgttggccaggctggtcttgaactcctgatctcttgatccgcccgccttggcctcccaaagtgctgggattacaggtgtgagccaccgcgcctggccccctaCAAATCTTTCTAAGAATCAAGTATCTCGTTACTTTCCATGGCCGCCTCGTTGTTTCCTCGGAATTAAGCATCAACTTCAGCGGCCGCCAAAGACGCTCCCCTAACCGTCTACTTCAGCCTCATGGCTGCGCCAGAGCACACGCTCTCATATCACCTGCTTCCTCTGTCCCACCCTGTCATCTTCTTTAATTCTGGGCCTGGCCTTTGCTCCCACCGTCGTTTGAAAAGCATtctctcggccaggcgcggtggctcacgcctgtaatcccaacactttgggagaccgaggcgggcggatcacctgaggtcaggagttcgaaaccagcctgggcaacatggcgaaaccccgtctctattaaaaatacaaaaattagcggggcacgatggtgtgcgtctgtaatcccagctacttgggaggctgaggcgggaaaatcgtttgaacccgggagacggagtttgcagtgagctgagattgcgccagtgcaatccggctcaaaaaaaaaaaaaaaaaaaattatctcaatcCTCACACCATTCCCGAAGGACATAAGTGATAGATCTTCAATCCATTATTAGAAATCCTGGGGGCCACATATGTTTCAAAATtcagcatttttttatttttagaaaggtaATATGGTGCACATACTGTATATTATGTAATACagcactttttaaagaaaaacaatattccGTAAGGAAACATGAATATTCACATGGAGTGGGACAAATATAAATAGACTCACATCAGTTCAAGGCTGACTTTGCTGCTCAAAAAATGCATCAGTTTACTTTTTGCTGCCAAATAATTTaagaaggtttttaaaatttcaggatacaggccaggcacggtggctcacacctgtaatcccatcacttatgggaggctgaggagggtggatcagtggaggtcaggaacttgagaccagcatggccaacacagtgaaaccccgtttctactaaaaatacaaaaattagcagttgttgtgcacgcctgtagtcccagctaccccggaggctgagggaggagaattgcttgaatccgggaggcagaggttgcagtgagccgagatcgtgccactgtgctccagcctgggtgaccaatcaggattctgtctcaaaaaaaaaaaaaaaagacaagaccaggcgtggtggctcatgcctgtaatcccagcactttgggaggccaaggtgggtggttcacctgagatcaggagttcaagaccagcctggccaacatggtgaaaccccgtctctactaaaaatacaaaaattagccaggggtggtggtgggcgcctgtaatcgcagctatttgggaggctgaggcaagagaattgcttgaacctgggagatggaggttgcagtgagccaagattgcaccattgcactccagcctgggcgagaaaagcaaaactccatctcaaaaaaaaaaaaaaaaaaaaaaatttcaggatgCAGACAAAGGATTATAACCCACCCATATTGCcccccgccctttttttttttttccgatacGGAatctggctctatcgcccaggctggagtgcagtggcgcacagtggcactatctcggctcactgcaagctccgcctcccgggttcatgccattctcctgcctcagcctcccaagtagctgggactataggcacccgccaccacgcccggctgattttttgtatttttagtagagacggggtttcactgcgttattcaggatggtcttgatctcccgacctcgtgatccacccgtctcggcctcccaaagtgctgggattacaggcgtgagccaccgcgcccagcctattgcCCCGTTTTTACATAGAAAACTAAATTTCCAGCCAAGAGGTTAATAACTTGACAAAGTCACATAATTAGTGAAGGACAGAGCTCAAGTCTATCTGACTCCAGGTTGGTTTTTCATGGCATTAGACTCAGGGATCAATAACCCCCTTGTCGGAAAAGGAGCTTTGGAATCCTGAGCAAGAAGAAATTCTTACTGGAGGCCTGCTCTGTGCCGGGTCCTGCACCAGGCTGCAGGAATATAGAGAACAAGATGGCCACTGTCACAGACCAAATAAGACAATTTAAAATTGTAATGAAGgttcaaaagaaaacaatgccACTAAGGGTCCTGGGCAAACTATTCTCCCTCAAGAATTCCCTTTCcagtcaagaaagaaaagagcatcAGTAGACCTGAATTGCCTTGCCAGCATACAGATAGCTCACTAGGTGTAGGGTAAATGCACCTAATagcaataacttaagcatacCCTTAGAATGACCttgtatggcagatgcacctgcATGTGTGTTCGAGCTAAGGAATCTGGGCAAGGC containing:
- the RPL3 gene encoding large ribosomal subunit protein uL3, producing MSHRKFSAPRHGSLGFLPRKRSSRHRGKVKSFPKDDPSKPVHLTAFLGYKAGMTHIVREVDRPGSKVNKKEVVEAVTIVETPPMVVVGIVGYVETPRGLRTFKTVFAEHISDECKRRFYKNWHKSKKKAFTKYCKKWQDEDGKKQLEKDFSSMKKYCQVIRVIAHTQMRLLPLRQKKAHLMEIQVNGGTVAEKLDWARERLEQQVPVNQVFGQDEMIDVIGVTKGKGYKGVTSRWHTKKLPRKTHRGLRKVACIGAWHPARVAFSVARAGQKGYHHRTEINKKIYKIGQGYLIKDGKLIKNNASTDYDLSDKSINPLGGFVHYGEVTNDFVMLKGCVVGTKKRVLTLRKSLLVQTKRRALEKIDLKFIDTTSKFGHGRFQTMEEKKAFMGPLKKDRIAKEEGA